A region of Sulfurovum sp. DNA encodes the following proteins:
- a CDS encoding ATP-binding cassette domain-containing protein translates to MIQLTNLCKSFGGQILFNDVNFKMQSQQKIGFVGRNGSGKSTLFKMILGEESHDSGSISIPKNYRIGTLKQHLVFTETTVREECALVLPEDEQWNFYKIEKLLFGLGFSEADLNKNPLSFSGGYQIRINLVKLLATEPNMLLLDEPTNYLDIISLRWLRGFIKEFDGEVILITHDRDFMDSVTTHTMGVQRKGLHIVRGDSYKYYGTLELADETYEKTKANQDKKRKELEEFVARNKARASTAALAQSKQKELDKMEEMEDLATDANLSFNFNYKDTPAKILFRANELSFGYNPDEPLFHHITFAMEKGKRLAIIGKNGKGKSTLLNYIAGEFGEQQRSLEFHPSTVFAHFGQTNIERLNTKVTIVEEIASMSKEVGIPQARNIAGRMMFSGELGDKKIEVLSGGERSRVMLGKIIATPANLLLLDEPTNHLDMQSIDALADAIDAFEGSLIMVTHSEMLLHRLADALIIFHKGGAEYFDGTYADFLEKIGWEEEEGNIKPKKKKPKIDYKERKKLRKAATKERNEERKPYSKEIKECEEKIEKLEVEMAKKNEILMEASKKGDNGAIMEMSKEVGLVQQEIDALFERLEIASELDEEIVAKYELKLQEIDA, encoded by the coding sequence ATGATACAACTTACCAATCTCTGTAAAAGCTTCGGTGGACAAATACTCTTTAATGATGTAAACTTTAAGATGCAAAGCCAACAAAAAATAGGTTTTGTTGGACGTAACGGTTCTGGGAAATCTACACTCTTTAAGATGATACTTGGAGAAGAGAGTCATGACAGTGGGTCTATCAGCATTCCTAAAAACTACCGCATAGGGACACTTAAACAACACCTTGTGTTTACAGAGACTACGGTACGTGAAGAGTGTGCATTGGTATTGCCAGAAGATGAGCAGTGGAACTTTTATAAGATAGAAAAGCTTTTGTTTGGTCTTGGGTTTTCTGAGGCAGACTTGAACAAAAACCCTTTGAGCTTTTCTGGTGGGTATCAGATACGTATTAACCTTGTGAAATTACTAGCAACAGAACCAAACATGTTACTACTCGATGAGCCTACTAACTACTTAGATATTATCTCTCTTAGATGGCTTAGAGGGTTCATAAAAGAGTTTGATGGTGAAGTGATACTCATTACCCACGATAGAGACTTTATGGACTCTGTGACGACGCATACAATGGGTGTACAGCGTAAAGGACTACACATTGTGCGTGGTGACAGCTACAAGTACTACGGTACACTAGAGCTAGCAGATGAAACGTACGAAAAAACCAAAGCCAACCAAGACAAAAAGCGTAAAGAGCTTGAAGAGTTCGTGGCACGCAATAAGGCTAGAGCCTCAACTGCAGCTCTGGCACAGTCTAAACAAAAAGAGTTAGACAAGATGGAAGAGATGGAAGACTTGGCAACGGATGCAAACCTCTCTTTTAACTTTAACTATAAAGATACCCCTGCAAAGATACTCTTCCGTGCGAATGAGCTGAGTTTTGGGTATAACCCTGATGAGCCATTGTTTCATCATATTACTTTTGCGATGGAGAAGGGTAAACGTCTTGCTATCATTGGTAAAAATGGTAAGGGTAAATCTACTTTGCTTAACTATATTGCAGGTGAATTTGGTGAGCAACAAAGGAGCCTAGAATTTCACCCCTCTACCGTCTTTGCACACTTTGGGCAGACAAATATAGAAAGACTCAATACCAAAGTGACTATTGTTGAAGAGATAGCATCTATGTCTAAAGAGGTGGGGATACCTCAGGCGCGTAACATAGCTGGGCGTATGATGTTCAGTGGAGAGTTGGGTGACAAGAAGATAGAGGTGCTCTCTGGTGGAGAGCGAAGTAGAGTGATGTTAGGGAAGATTATTGCAACACCTGCGAACCTACTCCTTTTGGATGAGCCTACCAACCACCTAGATATGCAGTCGATAGATGCCCTTGCAGATGCCATCGATGCTTTCGAGGGTTCACTTATTATGGTAACACACTCGGAGATGTTATTGCATAGACTTGCCGATGCACTCATCATTTTTCATAAGGGTGGGGCAGAGTATTTTGATGGTACGTATGCGGATTTCTTGGAGAAGATAGGCTGGGAAGAGGAAGAGGGAAACATAAAACCTAAAAAGAAAAAGCCTAAAATAGACTATAAAGAACGCAAAAAACTTCGTAAAGCAGCAACAAAAGAGCGCAACGAAGAGCGTAAGCCTTACTCCAAAGAGATAAAAGAGTGTGAAGAGAAGATAGAGAAGCTTGAAGTTGAGATGGCTAAGAAAAATGAGATTTTAATGGAAGCTTCAAAGAAAGGTGATAATGGTGCCATTATGGAGATGTCTAAAGAGGTAGGGCTTGTGCAACAAGAGATAGATGCCTTGTTTGAGAGACTTGAGATTGCTTCTGAGTTGGATGAGGAGATAGTGGCAAAGTATGAGTTGAAGTTACAAGAGATAGATGCTTAA
- a CDS encoding histidine triad nucleotide-binding protein produces MCIFCKIVDGSLPNNTVHENENFLAFHDLYPKAPIHILIIPKQHVDCFQDVSPETMAGMTSFIQEVATKIGVDQTGYRLITNNGEDGGQEVGHLHFHMLGGGKLVWDHSHEDNHKSL; encoded by the coding sequence ATGTGTATATTTTGTAAAATTGTTGACGGGAGTCTTCCCAATAATACCGTGCATGAAAATGAAAATTTTTTGGCATTTCATGACCTCTATCCTAAAGCACCTATTCATATACTCATCATTCCAAAACAACATGTAGATTGTTTTCAAGATGTAAGCCCAGAAACGATGGCAGGTATGACATCATTCATCCAAGAAGTAGCCACTAAAATTGGTGTAGATCAAACAGGTTACAGACTCATCACCAACAACGGAGAAGATGGAGGACAAGAAGTAGGACACTTACACTTTCATATGCTAGGTGGAGGAAAATTAGTGTGGGATCACTCCCATGAAGATAATCATAAATCTTTATAA
- the pheS gene encoding phenylalanine--tRNA ligase subunit alpha, with amino-acid sequence MKNLEAKILKANSLEVLEKVRIELFGKKGILATEFAKMKDIPSSEKKAFAEGLNKQKMTLQKVFDTRYEALKTKEIEAILKSETIDVSLYGTLTQKGALHPVMETMDKIIDYFMALNFSVESGNMVEDDFHNFEALNLPKYHPARDMQDTFYFKDGGLLRTHTSPVQIRTMLKEKPPIRMIAPGSVFRRDYDLTHTPMFHQVEGLVVDAKERISFANLKAILTDFLHYMFGDVDIRFRPSFFPFTEPSAEVDISCIFCDGEGCRVCSHTGWIEILGCGIVDPNVFKAVKYKDVSGYAFGLGVERIAMLVHRIPDLRSLFEGDIRLLEQFV; translated from the coding sequence ATGAAGAACCTAGAAGCAAAAATACTTAAAGCAAACTCGCTTGAAGTACTTGAAAAAGTACGTATTGAACTTTTTGGAAAAAAAGGAATATTGGCAACAGAATTTGCCAAAATGAAGGATATTCCTAGTTCTGAGAAGAAAGCTTTTGCAGAAGGGCTGAACAAGCAAAAAATGACATTACAAAAAGTATTTGATACACGCTATGAAGCACTCAAAACCAAAGAGATAGAAGCAATACTCAAAAGTGAAACAATTGATGTCTCTCTTTATGGTACATTGACACAAAAAGGAGCGCTTCATCCCGTTATGGAAACCATGGATAAAATTATTGATTATTTTATGGCACTTAACTTTTCAGTTGAAAGTGGCAATATGGTAGAGGATGATTTTCATAATTTTGAAGCACTCAATCTTCCAAAGTACCACCCTGCAAGGGATATGCAGGATACTTTTTATTTCAAAGATGGTGGACTGTTACGTACACATACCTCTCCAGTACAGATACGTACCATGCTTAAAGAGAAGCCACCCATTCGTATGATTGCACCTGGATCTGTGTTTAGGCGTGATTATGATTTAACCCATACACCAATGTTTCACCAAGTTGAAGGGCTGGTTGTAGATGCAAAAGAGAGGATCTCTTTTGCTAACCTCAAAGCAATTTTGACAGATTTCCTACACTATATGTTTGGAGATGTTGATATACGTTTTCGTCCAAGCTTTTTTCCATTCACTGAGCCTTCAGCTGAAGTAGATATTAGTTGTATCTTTTGTGATGGAGAGGGGTGCCGTGTTTGTTCGCATACAGGATGGATAGAGATTCTTGGATGCGGCATTGTTGATCCAAATGTATTTAAAGCTGTTAAATATAAAGATGTCAGTGGTTATGCTTTTGGATTAGGGGTTGAGCGTATTGCAATGCTGGTACATCGTATACCAGACTTAAGAAGCCTTTTTGAGGGCGATATTCGTTTGTTGGAGCAATTTGTATGA
- the pheT gene encoding phenylalanine--tRNA ligase subunit beta gives MIVTRTWLNEFIDISKISDEDLCETFNAIGLEVDSIKKIVVPSKVVVGEIISCQKHPNADKLNVCQVDIGSGVRQIVCGAANVVDAKYVAVATIGAVLPGNFKIKHAELRGIESEGMICAASELGLPDMGEGIMVLDESIGELKLGQNLNSYKKIVDTIIELELTANRGDCLGIYGVARDLSAALNIEMIPFEHTKVTHIKVGIARKAELRTKGKIDTDLCYKLANIKKNKSNFLIKLRLSIINIEAQTPLIELLMYTIHATGVALRMYDCASFCTSNNKKIIVQVEKEKRGITYVHANEKHISIVGTHQVKETEPSIHSTGVLIEASYIDPDLLSEAITSTKLPRDDLYYRTSRGSNPDLAFGLSYLMSLMERYADAGCYAGSLDTEVKRKNKKIAVNINEISTIIGTEIELHKIVVILKRLGFEIAMMGNHKFAATVPFFRHDIKNIQDIAEEILRIVGINNIPTRALSFVEKMHLNETSYRYKIRKSLRNRAVSVGFYENISYVFSEKAVLQKYGFETIQDTMALANPIAEDLNTLRSTLLVNLLMAVKRNVGYSKKLISLFEIGAVFNTHRKQSEKMAFVFTGQMETENVENAGKPPMIDFATFAQKLGVVIGHFDLVPCSSKNGLIHPYQSADIIVNGHVSGFISKLHPTVQEAYDIPTTFIAEVDFEMLLPKHINAEPISKFQGVYKDISIVIDKSLNYFEVAKVLNKLNLPMLKESYPIDIYTDKKLGDKKSLTIRFFIQSMDKTLEENDIESMMNQIMETLQKQCGAELR, from the coding sequence ATGATAGTCACAAGAACATGGCTGAATGAATTTATAGATATTAGCAAAATTAGTGATGAGGATTTGTGTGAAACTTTTAATGCTATTGGTCTCGAAGTAGATAGCATAAAGAAGATTGTCGTTCCATCAAAAGTAGTTGTAGGAGAGATTATCTCTTGCCAAAAACACCCCAATGCAGACAAACTGAATGTCTGTCAGGTTGATATTGGTTCTGGTGTACGTCAAATTGTTTGCGGAGCAGCCAATGTGGTTGATGCCAAGTATGTGGCAGTAGCAACTATTGGTGCAGTACTTCCAGGGAACTTCAAGATTAAACATGCTGAATTACGTGGAATTGAAAGTGAAGGGATGATTTGTGCTGCTTCAGAATTAGGGCTACCTGATATGGGTGAAGGGATTATGGTCCTTGACGAAAGTATTGGTGAACTAAAACTAGGACAAAACCTGAACAGTTACAAAAAAATAGTTGATACGATTATTGAACTGGAATTAACGGCCAATCGTGGAGATTGTTTAGGGATTTATGGTGTTGCACGCGATCTCTCTGCAGCACTCAATATTGAAATGATACCGTTTGAACATACGAAAGTAACACATATAAAGGTTGGAATTGCCCGAAAAGCAGAACTACGTACCAAGGGGAAGATAGATACCGATTTGTGCTACAAGCTGGCAAACATTAAAAAAAATAAAAGTAATTTTTTAATTAAGCTACGTCTATCTATAATCAATATTGAAGCACAAACCCCTCTCATTGAACTTTTGATGTATACAATTCATGCAACAGGTGTTGCTTTGCGTATGTATGACTGTGCTAGTTTTTGTACTTCGAACAATAAGAAGATTATTGTTCAGGTCGAAAAGGAAAAGAGAGGAATTACCTATGTGCATGCAAATGAAAAGCATATCAGTATAGTAGGAACCCATCAGGTTAAAGAGACAGAGCCATCGATACATAGTACAGGAGTATTAATCGAAGCAAGCTATATCGATCCAGATCTACTTTCTGAAGCGATAACAAGCACAAAGTTACCGAGAGACGACCTTTATTATAGGACATCAAGGGGTTCCAATCCAGATCTTGCTTTTGGTCTCTCCTATTTAATGTCTCTCATGGAAAGGTATGCTGATGCAGGTTGCTATGCGGGATCTCTTGATACTGAAGTAAAAAGAAAAAATAAAAAGATTGCAGTTAATATCAATGAAATTTCTACAATTATAGGTACGGAAATTGAGTTACACAAGATTGTAGTTATCTTGAAGAGGCTTGGGTTTGAAATTGCAATGATGGGTAATCATAAATTTGCAGCAACGGTACCATTTTTTAGGCATGATATTAAAAATATACAAGATATTGCAGAAGAGATTTTGCGAATTGTCGGTATCAATAATATTCCCACAAGAGCACTTTCTTTTGTGGAAAAAATGCACCTAAATGAAACAAGCTATAGATATAAAATAAGAAAATCACTTAGAAACAGGGCGGTCAGTGTAGGCTTTTATGAAAATATCTCTTATGTGTTTAGTGAAAAAGCAGTACTTCAAAAATATGGTTTTGAAACAATTCAGGATACCATGGCACTTGCCAACCCTATTGCTGAAGATCTCAATACACTCAGAAGTACACTATTGGTGAATCTTCTTATGGCAGTTAAGCGTAACGTTGGTTACTCTAAAAAATTAATTTCTCTTTTTGAGATAGGTGCAGTTTTTAATACACACCGTAAACAGTCTGAGAAAATGGCATTTGTCTTTACCGGTCAGATGGAGACAGAAAATGTAGAGAATGCAGGTAAGCCCCCAATGATTGATTTTGCAACTTTTGCACAGAAGCTTGGAGTGGTGATTGGACATTTCGATCTGGTACCCTGTAGTAGCAAGAATGGCCTTATTCATCCTTATCAGTCGGCTGATATTATTGTAAATGGACATGTAAGTGGTTTTATAAGCAAGCTTCATCCCACAGTACAGGAAGCGTATGATATTCCAACAACATTTATTGCCGAAGTAGATTTTGAAATGTTGCTACCAAAGCATATTAATGCTGAGCCGATCTCTAAATTTCAAGGAGTCTATAAAGATATTAGTATTGTGATTGATAAGTCATTAAACTACTTTGAAGTAGCTAAGGTCTTAAACAAACTGAATCTGCCTATGCTTAAAGAGAGTTATCCTATTGATATCTATACCGATAAAAAACTGGGTGATAAAAAGTCTTTAACCATTCGTTTTTTTATTCAGTCTATGGATAAAACACTTGAAGAGAACGATATTGAGAGTATGATGAACCAAATCATGGAAACACTTCAAAAACAATGTGGTGCGGAGCTTAGATAG
- a CDS encoding 4-hydroxy-3-methylbut-2-enyl diphosphate reductase yields MKIQLASNYGFCFGVKRAIKIAEEHQGSKTYGPLIHNKDEINRLKEGFQIGLAENLDEITPEDSVVIRTHGIPKDELAKLNIQNNQIIDATCPYVTTPQNIVAEMSKKGYSIVVFGDKNHPEIKGVVSYAKDPRNAFVVIDENELEGLPILSKVAVVAQTTRKPKDYLKVVNKLILEHKEVRVFNTICNATFENQDAAAVLAKDADVMIVIGGKHSSNTKQLHSICKTYCGDSYLIENQDELRLVWFKNKELCGISAGASTPDWIVQNVIEKIQELVQKAEVLKSE; encoded by the coding sequence ATGAAGATACAACTTGCATCAAACTATGGTTTTTGTTTTGGTGTCAAACGTGCCATCAAAATTGCTGAAGAGCATCAAGGAAGCAAAACCTATGGTCCACTTATTCATAATAAAGATGAAATTAATCGCCTCAAAGAAGGGTTCCAGATAGGGCTTGCAGAAAACCTTGATGAGATTACACCAGAAGATTCAGTGGTTATTCGTACACACGGTATTCCCAAAGATGAGTTAGCAAAACTTAATATACAGAACAATCAGATTATTGATGCAACCTGTCCTTATGTAACCACACCACAAAATATTGTAGCAGAGATGAGCAAGAAAGGCTATAGTATTGTAGTCTTTGGTGATAAAAATCATCCTGAAATTAAAGGGGTGGTTTCTTATGCTAAAGATCCACGAAATGCCTTTGTGGTAATTGATGAAAATGAACTTGAAGGGTTACCTATCCTCTCTAAAGTAGCAGTTGTGGCACAAACAACCCGTAAGCCAAAAGATTATCTAAAGGTAGTTAATAAACTCATTCTTGAGCATAAAGAAGTACGTGTTTTTAATACTATTTGCAATGCAACCTTTGAGAATCAAGATGCAGCAGCTGTGTTGGCCAAGGATGCGGATGTAATGATTGTAATTGGTGGCAAACACTCCTCCAATACTAAGCAGCTACACTCCATCTGTAAGACCTATTGCGGGGACAGTTATCTTATTGAAAATCAAGATGAATTAAGATTAGTGTGGTTTAAAAATAAGGAACTGTGTGGCATCTCAGCAGGTGCCTCTACACCAGACTGGATTGTACAGAATGTGATAGAAAAGATTCAAGAATTAGTTCAAAAGGCTGAGGTTTTAAAGAGTGAATAG
- the aroA gene encoding 3-phosphoshikimate 1-carboxyvinyltransferase encodes MNSITLEPIKRVEGIVNLPGSKSLSNRALLLAALAEGTTTLTNLLKSDDTQHMLNALKILGVKYILSEDGTECTITGNGGSFQCSEPIELFLGNAGTAMRPLCAALTLGSGEFVLTGEPRMKERPIGHLVNALREAGSDVIYLENEGYPSLKIRANGLHGGEVSIDGSISSQFLTALLMAAPLAQNDMHIHIVGDLVSKPYIDITLNIMKHFGVEVENRNYKTFVVRAGQCYRAVKRYMVEGDASSASYFLAAAAIKGGTVKVVGIGKNSIQGDIAFVDVLENMGSKVEWEDDCISVSCDELHAVDMDFNHIPDAAMTIATTALFANGTTTLRNIYNWRVKETDRLSAMATELRKVGADVEEGKDYLTVTPPKRLKHATIDTYDDHRMAMCFSLLSLDPVSVTINDPECTAKTFPTYFEVLESIVVK; translated from the coding sequence GTGAATAGTATTACACTTGAGCCAATTAAGCGGGTAGAAGGCATAGTAAATCTTCCTGGCTCTAAAAGTCTTTCTAACCGTGCACTATTACTTGCAGCACTAGCAGAGGGAACGACCACGCTAACCAATCTGCTAAAGAGTGACGATACACAACATATGTTAAATGCTCTTAAGATACTTGGGGTAAAGTATATACTCTCTGAGGATGGGACTGAATGTACCATTACTGGAAACGGAGGATCCTTTCAGTGCAGTGAACCCATTGAACTATTTCTTGGTAATGCTGGAACAGCGATGCGACCACTTTGTGCGGCACTCACTTTGGGTAGTGGTGAATTTGTTCTAACTGGTGAACCACGCATGAAGGAGCGTCCTATTGGACACCTTGTCAATGCCTTAAGGGAAGCAGGATCTGATGTTATCTATTTAGAAAATGAGGGATATCCTTCTCTAAAAATAAGAGCCAATGGTCTTCATGGAGGAGAGGTTAGTATTGATGGCAGTATCTCTAGTCAATTTTTAACAGCATTACTCATGGCAGCACCTTTAGCACAGAATGATATGCATATTCATATTGTTGGGGATTTGGTTTCTAAACCTTACATCGATATTACACTTAATATTATGAAGCACTTTGGAGTTGAGGTTGAGAATAGAAATTATAAGACCTTTGTCGTAAGAGCAGGGCAATGCTATAGGGCGGTGAAACGCTATATGGTAGAAGGTGATGCCTCTTCTGCCTCTTACTTTTTAGCCGCTGCGGCAATTAAAGGCGGAACAGTCAAGGTTGTAGGTATTGGCAAAAATAGTATCCAAGGAGATATTGCTTTTGTTGATGTACTAGAAAATATGGGATCCAAGGTAGAGTGGGAAGATGATTGCATTTCCGTCAGTTGTGATGAACTGCATGCTGTAGATATGGATTTCAATCATATACCCGATGCGGCAATGACCATTGCGACTACTGCACTTTTTGCTAATGGCACCACCACGCTACGCAATATTTATAATTGGCGCGTTAAAGAAACCGATAGGCTTTCAGCTATGGCAACAGAACTTCGTAAAGTAGGAGCTGATGTGGAAGAGGGAAAAGATTATCTGACTGTTACACCACCCAAGAGGCTCAAGCATGCCACTATTGATACCTATGATGATCATCGTATGGCAATGTGTTTTTCTTTATTGTCACTTGATCCAGTCTCTGTAACCATTAATGATCCAGAATGTACCGCAAAAACGTTTCCAACTTATTTTGAAGTACTGGAGAGTATTGTTGTGAAATAG